One region of Candidatus Woesearchaeota archaeon genomic DNA includes:
- a CDS encoding CBS domain-containing protein: protein MSFLKKIWQARERRQWRRAINKLFNQPAGSIMTPFVNTIRSDDSLLDCINIMIGEQVSCLVVEEKKRPIGIITERDFLLKAPLNPEIFKKQKVSDLMSSNVITINPNDSINSAELLMKQNKIRKLVVTENDEIKGILSQTDLVKAVEEQFTQKVDLYGSILCENIMNKVIRVTKNETFEDVRKKMAKNNIGSILVTNRDEVLGVITEYDIIEQLARLDKKLPKLKVHHIMTDPVKCVASDLNIFEANKIMLAEGVRRLPVLVNKKLAGIITQTDLCHQMFSFLRDSLNRIEKQDFGDLKVRVETRDQTIVYQKCGALMEFSLE, encoded by the coding sequence ATGAGCTTTCTCAAAAAAATCTGGCAGGCACGCGAGCGCAGACAATGGCGCCGCGCCATCAACAAACTCTTCAACCAGCCAGCAGGAAGCATCATGACCCCCTTTGTCAACACGATACGCAGCGACGACTCCCTCCTTGATTGCATCAACATCATGATTGGAGAACAAGTTTCTTGCCTCGTCGTTGAAGAAAAAAAACGCCCCATCGGCATCATCACGGAACGAGACTTCCTCCTCAAAGCGCCGCTCAACCCTGAAATTTTCAAAAAACAAAAAGTCTCTGACTTGATGAGCTCCAACGTCATCACCATCAACCCCAACGACTCCATCAACAGCGCAGAGCTTCTCATGAAGCAAAACAAGATACGGAAGCTCGTCGTGACCGAGAACGACGAGATCAAGGGCATCCTCAGCCAAACGGACCTCGTCAAAGCCGTCGAAGAACAATTCACCCAAAAAGTCGACCTTTACGGCAGCATCCTTTGCGAAAACATCATGAACAAAGTCATCCGCGTAACCAAAAACGAAACGTTCGAAGACGTCCGAAAAAAAATGGCAAAAAACAACATTGGCAGCATCCTCGTTACGAACCGCGACGAAGTCCTCGGCGTCATCACCGAATACGATATCATCGAGCAACTCGCCCGCCTCGACAAAAAACTCCCCAAACTCAAAGTCCACCACATCATGACAGACCCCGTCAAGTGCGTCGCTTCCGACCTCAACATCTTCGAAGCCAACAAGATCATGCTCGCGGAAGGAGTCCGACGCCTCCCCGTCCTCGTCAACAAAAAACTCGCAGGCATCATTACTCAAACAGACCTGTGCCACCAGATGTTCTCCTTCCTCCGCGACAGTCTCAACAGAATCGAAAAACAAGACTTCGGCGACCTCAAAGTCCGTGTAGAAACACGCGACCAAACCATCGTCTACCAAAAATGCGGCGCCCTCATGGAATTCAGCCTTGAATAA